The DNA sequence ATGCCCGGCATGGGGCATCGTATTTAACCATTATTTAATCGCAGCTTCCAGTGCAACCTCGATCATTTCGTTGAAAGTTGTCTGTCTTTCCTGTGAAGTAGTTTCTTCACCAGTAAGGATATGATCACTGACTGTAAGGACTGACAATGCCTTTCTGTCAAATTTTGCTGCAAGGGTATAGAGGGCAGCTGTCTCCATCTCTATTGCAAGAATTTGGTATTTTGCCCATTTTTCCAGCTCAGAATTGTCGTTATAGAACATATCTGCTGTGAAAACATTACCAACCTTAAGGTTCAGGCCTTTTTTCTCACCTGCATCATAGGCTCTTTTTAAAAGGTCAAAATCAGCGGTTGGAGCATAATCCACGCCTCCAAAGGTAAGGCGGTTCATCTGTGAATCAGTTGAAGCGCTCATAGCCAGGATAACATCCCTTACTTTTACATCCTTCTGGATGGCGCCGCATGTACCTACCCTGATCAGGTTTTGGACATTATAGCTGTTCATCAGTTCATTAATATAAATGGATATGGAAGGAACCCCCATTCCGGTCCCCTGGACAGAAATC is a window from the Bacillus infantis NRRL B-14911 genome containing:
- the deoD gene encoding purine-nucleoside phosphorylase; this translates as MSVHIGAEENQIAETVLLPGDPLRAKYIAETFLEDAECYNEVRNMFGYTGTYKGKRISVQGTGMGVPSISIYINELMNSYNVQNLIRVGTCGAIQKDVKVRDVILAMSASTDSQMNRLTFGGVDYAPTADFDLLKRAYDAGEKKGLNLKVGNVFTADMFYNDNSELEKWAKYQILAIEMETAALYTLAAKFDRKALSVLTVSDHILTGEETTSQERQTTFNEMIEVALEAAIK